One Burkholderia vietnamiensis LMG 10929 genomic window, GGCGAGCAGCTCGATCTCGCGCTGCGCTACATCGCCGCGGAGGATCGTGGCGTGCTGCTGTATCTGCGGGGTCACGAAGGGCGCGGTATCGGCCTGAGCAACAAGATCCGCGCTTATGCGCTGCAGGAGCAGGGGCGCGATACCGTCGAGGCGAATCTCGACCTCGGCCTGCCCGACGATGCACGGGAATACGATTCGGCCGCGGCGATCCTGCGCATCCTGGGCGTGACGTCGGTGCGGTTGATGAGCAACAACCCGAAGAAGTTCGATACGCTCGTGAAGCACGGGATTCCTGTCTGCGAACGCGTGGCGCTCGCGGTGCCGATGCGCGAGGAAAACGAACGGTATATCCGGACCAAGCAGATCAAGTTCGGGCATTACTTCGAAGAGAACGAGTAACACAATCAAGGGGTCCTGCGAGCCCCTTGATTTTTAAGGCGGAAAGCGGCAGGATCCTTGTCGATAAAGGCTCGGAGCGAAAAATTGCGTTTCCGTTACGGCACATCGTCAGTTGATGAAACGTAAGGAAACTTGGCACTCTGGCGTCGCATTTCTATGGGCTGGTCGAGAAAGTTGCGCTGCTCGGCTGCCATCGAATAAGACTCGCGCGCGCTAGTTTTGCCTGAGATTCGACGCCCGCACCGTAAGCAAGCTGCCTTGATTCATTCACGTTCGGCCGTAGTCACGCCATCGCGTTCTCAACGCTCACCCTCATCTTGAACCGCCCCGAGTTTTGTGGAGGCTCCAACTCTTGAGAGAATGGAGCCATGAACAAGAAGCCAAGCAAGTTTTCCCCGGAAGTCCGAGAGCGCGCAGTGCGCCTCGTACGCGAGCAGCGTAGCGAGCACCCGTCGATGTGGGCGGCAGTCGAATCGATTGCGCCGATGATCGGCTGCACGCCGCAGACGTTGTTGGATTGGGTTAAGCGCGACGAGGTCGACCGTGGAGAGCGCGATGGCGTGAGTACGGCCGAGCGTGAACGCATCAAGGCCTTGGAGCGCGAGGTCAAGGAACTGCGCCGGACCAATGAGATTCTCAAACTGGCGAGCGCGTTTTTCGCCCAGGCGGAGCTCGACCGCCGTTTCAAGTCCTGAAGGCCTTCATTGATCAGCATCGCGACACCTTCGG contains:
- the ribA gene encoding GTP cyclohydrolase II, producing the protein MMSSRPQSPVPGNGQADECVTLVATATLPTRYGTFTSYAFRVSGSDAEHLALVMGDVGGAQSVLTRLHSECLTGDVFGSYRCDCGEQLDLALRYIAAEDRGVLLYLRGHEGRGIGLSNKIRAYALQEQGRDTVEANLDLGLPDDAREYDSAAAILRILGVTSVRLMSNNPKKFDTLVKHGIPVCERVALAVPMREENERYIRTKQIKFGHYFEENE